A window from Alkalicoccobacillus plakortidis encodes these proteins:
- a CDS encoding extracellular solute-binding protein, which translates to MFIVNTDLAGDIQIDSFQDLLNPELKGRIAFGDPVNSSSAFQSLVAMLYAAGDGDPMADEAWDFVEEFLANLDGKVQGSSGQVHRGVADGEYVVGLTWEDPVIHYMQSGAAVDVVFPTEGVIYPGQSVQIIKGTDNLEGAQKFIDYVLSEEVQSRTGMELTVRPLRDGVEVADYMTPQDEISLFEDYDEDYIIENTDDITARYVDVLEQSMN; encoded by the coding sequence GTGTTTATTGTAAATACAGATCTTGCGGGTGATATTCAAATTGATAGCTTTCAGGATCTTTTAAATCCAGAGTTAAAGGGACGTATTGCGTTTGGTGATCCCGTTAATTCAAGCTCTGCTTTCCAATCACTTGTAGCGATGCTGTATGCAGCGGGAGATGGAGATCCAATGGCTGATGAGGCATGGGATTTTGTTGAAGAATTCCTTGCTAATCTTGATGGTAAGGTTCAGGGTAGCTCGGGTCAGGTGCATCGTGGTGTAGCTGATGGCGAGTATGTGGTTGGTCTAACGTGGGAAGATCCGGTTATTCATTACATGCAAAGTGGAGCAGCAGTTGATGTGGTGTTCCCAACTGAAGGTGTTATCTATCCTGGTCAGTCTGTACAAATTATCAAAGGAACAGATAATTTAGAGGGCGCTCAGAAGTTTATCGATTATGTACTATCTGAAGAAGTGCAAAGTCGCACTGGTATGGAGCTAACGGTTCGCCCATTGCGTGATGGTGTAGAGGTAGCGGATTATATGACTCCTCAGGATGAGATCTCTTTATTTGAGGATTATGATGAGGATTATATTATCGAAAACACGGATGACATTACAGCTCGTTATGTAGATGTACTCGAACAATCAATGAATTAA
- a CDS encoding extracellular solute-binding protein encodes MKALKLVVLTAGAAALMVGCGDSSSGSGEGELVIYTTRSENLNEAVIPSFEKETGIKVQTISAGTGEVVTRVESERNNPQGDILWAADVTMLHDKTDLFEEYVSPEDEFMMEGFKNTTGFFSPSVFGSNGVYCKYRSCG; translated from the coding sequence ATGAAAGCGCTTAAATTAGTTGTATTAACAGCCGGAGCTGCTGCGTTGATGGTTGGTTGTGGGGATTCAAGTTCAGGTTCTGGTGAAGGAGAGCTTGTAATCTATACGACTCGGAGTGAGAACTTGAACGAGGCGGTCATTCCAAGCTTTGAGAAAGAAACGGGCATCAAGGTGCAGACGATTTCGGCGGGAACGGGTGAGGTTGTGACACGAGTGGAGTCGGAGCGTAATAATCCGCAGGGGGATATTCTCTGGGCAGCGGACGTGACGATGCTGCATGATAAGACGGATTTGTTTGAGGAGTACGTTTCTCCTGAGGATGAGTTTATGATGGAAGGCTTTAAGAATACAACAGGCTTTTTCTCTCCAAGCGTTTTCGGATCCAACGGTGTTTATTGTAAATACAGATCTTGCGGGTGA